The Pseudomonas aeruginosa genome includes the window CTGCCGGAAGCCGAACTCGACCGCTTCATGCTCAAGCTGCGCATCGATTACCCGGCCGAAGCCGAGGAACAGACCCTGGTGCGCCAGGTGACCCGCTCCGCGCGCAGCGACATGCTCGACGTAGCCAACCTGCGGCCGCTGCTGAAGGACAAGGACGTTCTCGCCCTGCAGCGGATCGCCAGCGACCTGCCGATCGACGACCAGGTCCTCGACTATGCCGTGCGCCTGGCCCGCACCACCCGCAACTGGCCGGGCCTGGCCCTCGGCGCCGGACCTCGCGCGTCGATCGCCCTGGTCCGTTGCGGCCGGGCGCGGGCGCTGCTGCGCGGCGGCGAGTTCGTGGTGCCGGACGACATCAAGGGCTGTGCCCTGGCGGTCCTGCGCCATCGGGTCCGGCTGTCTCCGGAGCTGGACATCGAGGGGCTGTCGGTGGACCAGGTCCTGCAACAGTTGCTCGACCAGGTACCGGCCCCCCGCGTATGAAGCCATCGCGCGCCCTGCTGGCGCTGTTCGCCGCGCTCCTGCTGCTGGCCATCGGCCTGGGCAGCCTGTCGGCGCTCGGCCAGCGGTTGCCTGCGCAACTGCATACATTCTGGTGGGCGGCGCTCGCCGCGCTGCTCCTGCTCGGCCTGCTGGACGCCCTGTGGGCGCGCCGCCAGGCGGTGCCGAAGCTGAGCCGCCAGCTCAGCGGCAACCTGCCGCTGGGGCGCTGGAGCGAAGTGCGCCTGCATCTGCAGCACACCTATCGGCGTCCGGTTCGCCTGACCCTGTTCGATCACCTGCCGGCCGGCATGGATTTCGAGTACCTGCCGCAGGAGGTCGAACTGCGCCCGGGCGAAAGCACCGAGGTCGGCTACCGGGTGCGGCCGCTCAACCGCGGTCACTTCGTGTTTCCCCGCTGCGAGCTGGAACTGCCCAGCCCGCTGCGCCTGTGGCGGCAGCGCCGCTACCTGGAAGCACGCGGCGAGACCCGCGTCTACCCGGACTTCGCCCGCCTCTACGGCGCCGAACTGATGGCGGTCGACCACTGGCTCAACCAGATCGGCGTACGCGGCGGCCAGCGCCGCGGCCTCGGCCTGGAGTTCCACCAGTTGCGCGAATTCCGCGACGGCGACACCCTGCGCCAGATCGACTGGAAGGCCACCGCTCGCAAACGCACGCCGATCGCCCGCGAATACCAGGACGAACGCGACCAGCAGATCCTCTTCCTGCTCGACTGCGGCCGCCGCATGCGCAGCCAGGACGGCGACCTGTCGCACTTCGACCATGCCCTCAACGCCAGCCTGCTGCTGGCCTACGTGGCCCTGCGCCAGGGCGACGCGGTGGGCGCCATGACCTTCGCCGGCGACGACCGCCGGCATCTCCCGCCGGGCAAGGGCAGCGCCCAGCTCGGCGCGCTGCTCAACACCGTCTACGACCTGCAGACCAGCCAGCGTCCCGCCGATTTCCCGGAAGCCGTGCAGGCGGTGCTGTCCCGCCAGCGGCGGCGGGCCCTGGTGATCCTGGTAACCAACCTGCGCGACGAGGACGACGAAGAACTGCTCGGCGCGGTGAAACGCCTGGGCCGCCAGCACCGGGTGCTGGTCGCCAGCCTGCGCGAGGAAGTGCTCGACACCCTGCGCCACGAGCCGGTCGCCCGCTACGAGCAGGCGCTCGCCTACACCGGCACCATCGACTACCTGAATGCGCGCAACGGCCTCCACGAGAAGCTCGCGGCCCACGGCGTGCCAGTGCTCGATGCGCGTCCCAGCGAACTCGGGCCGGAGCTGATCAGCCGCTACCTGGGCTGGAAGCGCGCCGGCGTGCTTTGACGGATCAGACCGACTGCGGCTGGCGGGGGAAGCTGAAGTAGCGGCGCAGCGCCTCCACCAGTTCGAGGAATTCGGCGGGCGGCGCCAGCAGGTGGAAGCCGGAATCGAAATGACCGGGCGTGACGTCCTCGCAGGTCCACCGGCAGTCGGCGGAAAAATCGATGCATTGCGGGCGACCGCCCAGTCCCGGAACCTTCAGGCGCAGTTCGAAACGCGCGCCGACCAGCATCGGCAGTTGGCTGATCAGCAGCAGGCCGTCCTCGGAGACGTTGCCGATGTATCCCATCGGCTTATCGGTGATGCGATTGAACACCTTCAGGTAGCTGGGCAACTGATGGCGCTGGATATGTCGTTGAAGACCCATAATGGCATTTCGCTATGATTTGCAGTCCAGTATGACGATGCCGGCGCTCGGGGAACAAGCTCAGCGGCAGCGTTCGGACTCCCGCGAGGCCAGTTCGCGACGAATGGCGTCCAGCTCGGCATCGCTCAGGTAAACCGGCCCGCCGCCGGCGTCCTGCCGATAGAAGCGGCCGCCGCGTTCGAGCTGGGACAACTGTTGCCGCAAGCGCCCGCATTCCTCGGCCAGCGCAGCCTGGCGCTGGCCGGCACGTTCGGCGGCGGCGGTGCGTTCCTCGCGACGAGCATCGAAATACTCCTGGGTGCGCTGCTCGCGCTGGCGGGTCGCGGCGTCACGTTCCACCACCTGCGGCCTGACTTCGACGCGTTGCGCGCCGGCCGGTGGCGTGGCGGAGAAGTGTACCTTGCCCTGGGCATCGGTCCAGCGATAGATGTCCGCCTGCGCCAGCACGGGCATCAGGGCGACACAGAACCACAGGGCACGCATGCGAACCTCCTCCGTGAAATCCAGGACGAAGCTTACCGGATCGACCGGGGTCCCATGCGACCGACGGTCAGCCTGAACGCCCGTCCAGTCTCCCGGCCGCCTACAGGCGGGTCGGCACGGCGCTGGCCGAGGCCGGCGTCTCGCTCAGCCGGCCCAGTTGGCGCAAGGTCTCCAGCCGCGCCTTGGCACGGTAGGCATATTCGCTGGTGGGGTAACGGGCGATGATGAAGTGGTAGGTCTGCGCTGCGTCGACGAACAGGCTCTGGCGTTCCAGGCACTGGCCGCGCAGCAGCGAGATTTCCGGCTGCAGGTAGGGCCGCGCGCGAATCCGCCGTTCGGCCCGCGACAGGTCGAGCATCACCTGTGCGCAATCGCCTTTGTCGTAGGCGCGGTAGGCCCCGTTCAGGTCGCTGTTCAGCGACCAGCTGTTACAACCGGTGGCACTCAGCGCCAGGCAGGCAACGATCAAGCTTCGCATAGGCATATCCTCCGTTGGGAACTGTATCGGCGCGTATTGGCGTGACTGAAGGGCCTGACTAGACTGAGGTGGCTCTCGCCCTGGCGCCAAGGAGATGCCATGCGCTTCGCCCGCCGTCTCGTCCTGCTCCCATTGTTGTCGCTGCTGGCCGCTTGTTCGCCGACCACGCCGCTGTTCGTCGCCCAGGTGACCACTGGCGAAGTCGCCGAATACAAGCAGATGAAGAGCAACCGCATGACCGCCGCCATCGAGGAGGAAGGCGACCTGCTGACCTACAGCGCCATGGCGATCCGCGACAACAGGAGCGCCGAGGCGGAAAAGCTCTACCTCACCGGCTACGACAATCGCCGCTACAGCGCCGAGGTGCGCGGTATCTCGCTGTACCAGATCGGCCTGATCTACATGAGCCGCTACAACGACCAGCGCGACGACGCCAAGGCCACCGACTACTTCCAGCGCGTGGTCCGCGAGTTCCCCGGCACCCACGCCGCCGAGCATGCCCAGGCGCGCCTGCTGGCAATGCGCCAGCGGGCCAGGGAGCCGGTGCAGAAGAGCGCTCGCGAATTGCTCGCCACCTGGAAGCCACAGCAGAACCTCGATCTCTACAAGACCAGCCTCGACCCGGACATGACGCTGCTGTCGCGCCGCGCGGTGCTCAAGGATCGGGTCGACGAAGCCGCCGAGCTCTACCTGCTGGCGGTCAACGATCCGGCGATTCCTGCCGGTATAAAGGAAAAAGCCCTCTACCAGCTCGGCCTGATGTACCTGGCGCCGGACAACCCGCACCCGAACCGCGACAAGGCCATCGAATACCTGCGTCGCCAGTTGCTCGACTATCCTGAAGGCGAATTGTCGAACAAGGCCGGCCGGCACCTCGACCAGGCGCTCAACGTGCAACCTCGCTGATCCCCGCCGGACTGACCCAGATCAAGCGCCCGTCGCGGCGCCTGGTCTGCAATGGCATTCCCGCCCAATGCCAGGAGCGTTGCCATGAACCTGCATAACCTGCTGGTGGTCGTCGACCCGAGCAGCGACGAACAGCCGGCCCTTTCCCGTGCCCAGTGGATCGCCGAACGCAGCGGCGCCAGCGTCGAGTTGCTGCTGTGCGACTTCAACCCGGCGCTGGACGGCGGGCTGTTCTTCGACAGTCACTCGCTGCAGCGTGCCCGCGACCTTTACCTGGACGAACGGGTCACCTGGCTGGAGCAGCTTTCCATGCCGCTG containing:
- a CDS encoding DUF58 domain-containing protein, producing MKPSRALLALFAALLLLAIGLGSLSALGQRLPAQLHTFWWAALAALLLLGLLDALWARRQAVPKLSRQLSGNLPLGRWSEVRLHLQHTYRRPVRLTLFDHLPAGMDFEYLPQEVELRPGESTEVGYRVRPLNRGHFVFPRCELELPSPLRLWRQRRYLEARGETRVYPDFARLYGAELMAVDHWLNQIGVRGGQRRGLGLEFHQLREFRDGDTLRQIDWKATARKRTPIAREYQDERDQQILFLLDCGRRMRSQDGDLSHFDHALNASLLLAYVALRQGDAVGAMTFAGDDRRHLPPGKGSAQLGALLNTVYDLQTSQRPADFPEAVQAVLSRQRRRALVILVTNLRDEDDEELLGAVKRLGRQHRVLVASLREEVLDTLRHEPVARYEQALAYTGTIDYLNARNGLHEKLAAHGVPVLDARPSELGPELISRYLGWKRAGVL
- a CDS encoding PilZ domain-containing protein, coding for MGLQRHIQRHQLPSYLKVFNRITDKPMGYIGNVSEDGLLLISQLPMLVGARFELRLKVPGLGGRPQCIDFSADCRWTCEDVTPGHFDSGFHLLAPPAEFLELVEALRRYFSFPRQPQSV
- a CDS encoding DUF4124 domain-containing protein, whose translation is MRALWFCVALMPVLAQADIYRWTDAQGKVHFSATPPAGAQRVEVRPQVVERDAATRQREQRTQEYFDARREERTAAAERAGQRQAALAEECGRLRQQLSQLERGGRFYRQDAGGGPVYLSDAELDAIRRELASRESERCR
- a CDS encoding tetratricopeptide repeat protein, coding for MPMRSLIVACLALSATGCNSWSLNSDLNGAYRAYDKGDCAQVMLDLSRAERRIRARPYLQPEISLLRGQCLERQSLFVDAAQTYHFIIARYPTSEYAYRAKARLETLRQLGRLSETPASASAVPTRL
- a CDS encoding tetratricopeptide repeat protein; the protein is MRFARRLVLLPLLSLLAACSPTTPLFVAQVTTGEVAEYKQMKSNRMTAAIEEEGDLLTYSAMAIRDNRSAEAEKLYLTGYDNRRYSAEVRGISLYQIGLIYMSRYNDQRDDAKATDYFQRVVREFPGTHAAEHAQARLLAMRQRAREPVQKSARELLATWKPQQNLDLYKTSLDPDMTLLSRRAVLKDRVDEAAELYLLAVNDPAIPAGIKEKALYQLGLMYLAPDNPHPNRDKAIEYLRRQLLDYPEGELSNKAGRHLDQALNVQPR